One window of Campylobacter avium LMG 24591 genomic DNA carries:
- a CDS encoding M3 family oligoendopeptidase, which produces MSALKWNLKDLFENDELVESSIKLLTKSSLAFRNKYENKLKDVSNFAECIKEYEDLLQEVSHIMSYAFLSFASDTTQGAFYAKCEEECKIIEENLLFFELEFCALDDEFSKKLIDENKDYSFYLSNLLKDKKHRLSKQEERIMLYLSSTGADAFARLFDESLTELKVKFEGKKLGIEEILSKLYSKDRSERKRAAKNFSKKLKKNSKLLAYILNTIRKELRVKSTLRAYEDAESFRHISNQISRKSVDALIKTSEANFSIVAKYYKKKKELLGFKELKDYDRYAPLGKDLNIKFDEAKDIVLKAFEAFSPLFSDIAKQAFDEHWIDVYPANNKRGGAFSHSTTKKAHPYVLLNYTDKRRDLFTLAHELGHSIHQKLSYKVSFLNQDTPLTTAETASVFAEMLVFDYVKKNLKNEELLGLYASKIEDIFATLFRQINFTTFERIIHAKDAELSVDEINSIWLKESKKMFQDSLSLSDNYKYWWSYIPHFIHSPFYCYAYSYAQLLVLALYGLYKSKKLDNFTGLYIDMLSSGGSKSPAELIAKFGFNVDDEKFWKIGILEIQNLVDEFLRFKI; this is translated from the coding sequence ATGAGCGCTTTGAAGTGGAATTTAAAAGATTTGTTTGAAAATGATGAGCTTGTAGAAAGTTCTATCAAGCTTTTAACAAAATCCAGTCTAGCTTTTAGAAATAAGTATGAAAATAAATTAAAAGATGTGTCCAATTTTGCTGAGTGCATAAAAGAATACGAGGATCTTTTGCAAGAAGTATCCCACATAATGAGTTACGCATTTTTAAGCTTTGCTAGCGATACAACTCAAGGTGCTTTTTATGCAAAATGCGAGGAAGAATGCAAAATCATAGAGGAAAATTTACTTTTTTTCGAGCTTGAGTTTTGTGCCTTAGATGATGAATTTAGCAAAAAGCTGATAGATGAAAATAAAGATTATTCCTTTTATCTTTCAAATTTGTTAAAAGATAAAAAACATAGGCTTTCAAAGCAAGAAGAAAGGATAATGCTTTATTTATCAAGCACCGGTGCTGACGCCTTTGCAAGACTTTTTGATGAGAGCTTGACTGAACTTAAGGTTAAATTTGAAGGAAAAAAGCTAGGCATAGAAGAAATTTTAAGTAAGCTTTATAGCAAGGATAGAAGCGAAAGAAAAAGGGCTGCCAAGAATTTTAGTAAAAAACTAAAAAAGAACTCAAAATTACTTGCCTACATACTAAATACCATAAGAAAAGAATTAAGAGTAAAAAGCACTTTAAGAGCCTATGAGGATGCTGAAAGCTTTAGACATATAAGCAATCAAATTTCAAGAAAAAGCGTTGATGCTCTTATAAAAACAAGCGAAGCAAATTTCAGTATAGTTGCTAAGTATTATAAGAAAAAGAAAGAGCTTTTGGGCTTTAAAGAATTAAAAGATTATGACAGATACGCCCCGCTTGGCAAGGATTTAAATATCAAATTTGATGAGGCAAAAGATATAGTTTTAAAGGCCTTTGAGGCTTTTTCCCCTTTGTTTTCTGATATTGCTAAACAAGCTTTTGACGAGCATTGGATAGATGTATATCCTGCAAACAACAAAAGAGGCGGTGCCTTTTCGCACTCAACCACTAAGAAAGCTCATCCTTATGTGCTTTTAAACTATACTGACAAAAGAAGAGATTTATTTACGCTAGCACACGAACTAGGTCATAGCATACATCAAAAATTATCCTACAAGGTATCTTTTTTAAATCAAGATACGCCTTTAACCACAGCCGAAACAGCTTCGGTTTTTGCTGAAATGCTTGTTTTTGACTATGTCAAGAAAAATTTGAAAAATGAAGAACTTTTAGGGCTTTATGCTAGCAAGATAGAGGATATTTTTGCTACCTTGTTTAGACAGATTAATTTTACTACCTTTGAGAGAATTATACATGCTAAGGACGCAGAATTAAGCGTGGATGAGATAAATAGCATTTGGCTTAAAGAATCAAAAAAGATGTTTCAAGATAGTTTAAGTCTTAGCGATAATTATAAGTATTGGTGGTCTTATATACCGCATTTTATACATAGTCCGTTTTACTGCTATGCTTATTCTTATGCGCAACTTTTGGTTTTAGCACTTTATGGGCTTTATAAGAGTAAAAAACTTGATAATTTCACAGGTCTTTACATAGATATGCTTAGTAGTGGCGGCAGCAAGTCTCCGGCTGAGTTGATTGCTAAATTTGGTTTTAATGTGGATGATGAGAAGTTTTGGAAAATAGGAATTTTAGAAATTCAAAATTTAGTAGATGAGTTTTTAAGGTTTAAGATATGA
- a CDS encoding carbon storage regulator, with protein MLILSRKENESIRIGEDIEITIIQTNKAYTKIGIKAPQSSIILRKELINDIKDENLHSKLSKDIKLDNLSKRLKK; from the coding sequence ATGTTGATTTTATCAAGAAAAGAAAACGAGAGCATAAGGATTGGTGAGGATATAGAAATCACCATTATCCAAACAAACAAGGCTTATACCAAAATAGGCATTAAAGCGCCGCAAAGTTCCATTATACTTAGAAAGGAACTTATAAATGACATTAAAGATGAGAATTTGCACTCAAAGCTTTCTAAGGATATTAAGCTAGATAATTTGAGCAAACGTTTAAAAAAATGA
- a CDS encoding TlpA disulfide reductase family protein, which produces MRKFLAFFCVFVFISCSSDEKMQDDFAFDKFKEGETVVLDNVHGGSKTIVRTQNGFVVQGEEDKVLIFDFFGTFCPPCKEEAPFLTDLWKENSSKLVLIGLDHFEEVSDDEVRKFAHEFGAYYFLSNSPNNKRLIAQILHDIDYANMEQLPFKVMLYKGEYQTVSDYYRPENEKGLKYYLGSVPVSLINSDLHKVLNDE; this is translated from the coding sequence ATGAGGAAATTTTTGGCATTTTTTTGCGTTTTTGTTTTTATTTCTTGTTCTAGTGATGAAAAAATGCAAGATGATTTTGCCTTTGATAAATTTAAAGAGGGCGAAACTGTTGTTTTAGACAATGTGCACGGTGGCTCTAAAACCATAGTTAGAACCCAAAATGGCTTTGTTGTTCAGGGCGAGGAAGATAAAGTTCTTATCTTTGATTTTTTTGGCACCTTTTGTCCTCCTTGCAAGGAGGAGGCCCCGTTTTTAACAGATTTATGGAAGGAAAATTCAAGCAAGCTGGTGTTAATTGGGCTTGATCATTTTGAGGAAGTTAGCGATGATGAGGTGAGGAAATTTGCACATGAATTTGGTGCGTATTATTTCCTAAGCAATTCGCCTAATAATAAAAGATTGATAGCGCAAATTTTACACGATATTGATTATGCAAATATGGAGCAATTGCCATTTAAGGTCATGCTTTATAAAGGCGAGTATCAAACTGTAAGTGATTATTACCGCCCTGAAAATGAAAAAGGGCTTAAGTATTATCTTGGCTCTGTGCCTGTATCTCTTATAAATTCTGATTTGCATAAGGTGCTTAATGATGAATGA
- a CDS encoding ATP-dependent Clp protease adaptor ClpS, which translates to MNEFEQDLDLKLDEPRMFKVLLLNDDVTTMDFVVEVLMDIFHYDLDSASRIMLEIHHLGRGVCGVYTEEIALSKQRQVMQAAAKANFPLKVELEEE; encoded by the coding sequence ATGAATGAATTTGAACAAGATTTGGATTTAAAGCTAGATGAACCTAGGATGTTTAAGGTTTTGCTTTTAAATGATGATGTTACTACCATGGACTTTGTGGTTGAGGTTTTGATGGATATATTTCATTATGATCTTGATAGCGCTAGTCGCATCATGCTTGAAATTCATCATTTAGGTAGAGGTGTTTGCGGGGTTTATACTGAGGAAATCGCACTTAGCAAGCAAAGACAGGTTATGCAAGCAGCAGCCAAGGCGAATTTCCCTCTTAAAGTGGAGTTAGAAGAAGAATGA
- a CDS encoding 4-(cytidine 5'-diphospho)-2-C-methyl-D-erythritol kinase, with amino-acid sequence MKSHAKINAFLKILGQDERSYHLLSSRFVLIDDLYDELYFVKDKQNEGFEIITDFVCKDNIINKAYAALSNKGFKNELEEFFKTYSLKLVKNIPVFAGLGGGSSNCATFLKMINESLNLKLSTEELIKLSISLGSDVAFFLSGFKSANVGGCGEIISEFSDDIPKIRLKFTEVKCDTNLVYKEFDRLNLAFKPDKKTIALYETLSTRELFGFENKILNDLFTPCVSLYPKMQEFMSAGYFLSGSGGTVFEVIL; translated from the coding sequence ATGAAATCTCACGCCAAGATAAATGCTTTTTTAAAAATTTTAGGACAAGATGAAAGGTCTTATCATCTTTTAAGTTCTAGATTTGTTTTGATAGATGATTTGTACGATGAGCTTTATTTTGTAAAAGATAAGCAAAATGAGGGCTTTGAGATAATCACTGACTTTGTTTGCAAGGATAATATTATAAATAAAGCTTATGCTGCATTGAGCAACAAGGGCTTTAAAAACGAGCTTGAGGAGTTTTTTAAAACTTATAGTTTAAAACTTGTTAAAAACATCCCTGTTTTTGCCGGACTTGGCGGGGGAAGTAGCAACTGTGCTACATTTTTAAAGATGATAAACGAAAGCTTAAACCTAAAGCTAAGCACAGAGGAGCTTATAAAGCTTTCTATTAGTTTGGGTTCTGATGTGGCCTTTTTTCTAAGCGGCTTTAAGAGTGCAAATGTAGGTGGGTGCGGAGAAATTATAAGCGAATTTAGTGATGATATACCAAAAATAAGACTTAAATTCACTGAGGTAAAATGCGATACAAATCTTGTTTATAAGGAATTTGATAGATTAAATTTAGCTTTTAAGCCGGATAAAAAGACTATAGCTCTGTATGAAACTTTAAGCACAAGAGAGCTTTTTGGCTTTGAAAATAAGATTTTAAATGATTTGTTTACTCCTTGTGTAAGTTTATATCCTAAAATGCAGGAATTTATGAGTGCTGGGTATTTCTTAAGCGGCAGCGGCGGGACTGTTTTTGAGGTTATTTTATGA
- a CDS encoding AAA family ATPase, translated as MKYRENLQKFLLNAKHFSAINKHEFITCEHVLFAIVKLSQDFEQIFKEYADGEFELLENELKNHIAQKNQILNKDIEPINSLVLDDILSSLCSNDKSLEELKIIDFLEGVSKDSRTYSKAILDKHFLDTKKIQYLKNKNASDNILSYASDLTLLAAEGKIDPLIGRKFELERMMQILSRRKKNNPILVGEAGVGKTAIVEGLALAIHEQKVPDRLKDARIFSLDISSLLSGTKYRGDFEKRLKDVVNELSSLPNAILFIDEIHTMVGAGAANESNTDMSNLLKPALSNGKLKCIGATTFLEYKNSFDKNKALSRRFAKIDVDEPSKEECLLIVKGLQDKYEAYHKVKFDDELINSTVDLAKKFFPDKFLPDSAIDLIDELGASFSLKNTKKNKASLKDLELVLAKMSRSHKIFELDEKKILKNLENSLKEDIFGQDEAIKELCLTIKQSYAGLKNENSPRGVFLFTGSSGVGKTELCKSLASHLGLSLERFDMSEYAEKHTISRLIGAPAGYVGYEEGGLLSNAIRKNPFSVVLFDEIEKAHHDLNNTFLQIFDNATLTDSSGLKVDFRNTIIIMTSNLGLNESNYMGFLNEKDAKRDKAINEFFAAEFINRIDKIIHFNDLNDEILAKIVQKELDKLCKKLKNISIKADDKVKLQLAKKAYKKEYGVRLLKRIISSEISEKLSDEILFGKLKNGGLVELKLNKDGTIKFIF; from the coding sequence ATGAAATACCGAGAGAATTTACAAAAATTCCTATTAAATGCAAAGCATTTTTCAGCTATTAATAAGCACGAGTTTATAACTTGCGAGCATGTGTTATTTGCCATAGTAAAGCTTAGTCAAGATTTTGAGCAAATTTTTAAAGAATACGCTGATGGCGAATTTGAGCTTTTAGAAAATGAGCTTAAAAACCATATCGCACAAAAAAATCAAATTTTAAACAAAGATATAGAGCCTATAAATTCTCTTGTCCTAGATGATATTTTATCCTCACTTTGTTCTAATGATAAAAGCCTTGAAGAGCTTAAGATAATAGACTTTTTAGAAGGCGTGAGTAAGGATAGCAGAACCTACTCAAAGGCCATATTAGACAAACATTTTTTAGACACTAAAAAAATTCAGTACTTAAAAAATAAAAACGCCTCTGATAATATCTTATCATACGCTAGCGATTTAACTCTTTTAGCGGCTGAGGGCAAGATAGATCCTTTGATAGGAAGAAAATTTGAGCTTGAAAGAATGATGCAAATTCTAAGCAGGAGAAAGAAAAATAATCCTATCTTAGTAGGCGAAGCTGGCGTTGGAAAGACTGCTATTGTCGAGGGTTTGGCCTTGGCCATACACGAACAAAAGGTTCCTGATAGATTAAAAGACGCTAGAATTTTTAGCCTTGATATAAGTTCTTTGCTATCTGGCACGAAGTATAGAGGGGATTTTGAAAAAAGGCTTAAAGATGTTGTAAATGAGCTTTCTTCCTTGCCTAATGCAATTTTATTTATAGATGAAATTCACACTATGGTGGGAGCTGGGGCTGCTAATGAGAGCAATACCGACATGTCAAATCTCTTAAAACCAGCACTTAGCAATGGCAAACTCAAGTGCATAGGTGCTACCACGTTTTTAGAATACAAAAATAGCTTTGACAAAAATAAAGCACTTTCAAGACGCTTTGCAAAGATTGATGTTGATGAGCCAAGCAAAGAAGAGTGTTTGCTCATAGTAAAGGGTTTGCAAGATAAGTACGAAGCTTATCATAAGGTGAAATTTGATGATGAACTTATAAATTCAACTGTGGATTTAGCTAAGAAGTTTTTTCCTGATAAATTTCTACCTGATTCTGCGATTGATTTAATAGATGAGCTTGGAGCCTCTTTTTCTTTAAAAAATACCAAAAAAAATAAGGCCAGCTTGAAGGATTTGGAATTAGTTTTAGCCAAGATGAGTCGTTCTCATAAAATTTTTGAGCTTGATGAAAAGAAAATTTTAAAAAATTTAGAAAACTCCTTAAAAGAAGATATTTTCGGTCAAGATGAGGCTATAAAAGAGCTTTGTTTAACTATAAAGCAAAGCTATGCCGGCCTTAAGAATGAAAATAGCCCTAGGGGTGTGTTTTTATTTACGGGCTCAAGCGGTGTTGGAAAAACTGAGCTTTGCAAGTCTTTAGCCTCCCATTTGGGCTTGAGCTTAGAAAGATTTGATATGAGTGAGTATGCCGAAAAACATACTATAAGCAGGCTAATAGGTGCTCCTGCTGGTTATGTAGGCTATGAAGAAGGCGGCCTTTTAAGCAATGCGATTAGAAAAAACCCTTTTTCTGTTGTTTTATTTGATGAGATAGAAAAAGCACATCATGATTTAAATAATACCTTTTTGCAAATTTTTGACAATGCTACCTTAACTGATAGTAGCGGGCTTAAGGTGGATTTTAGAAATACCATAATCATCATGACTTCAAATTTAGGCCTTAATGAAAGTAATTATATGGGTTTTTTAAATGAAAAGGATGCTAAAAGAGATAAGGCGATAAATGAATTTTTCGCAGCCGAGTTCATAAACCGCATAGATAAAATCATACATTTTAACGACTTAAATGATGAAATTTTGGCTAAGATAGTGCAAAAAGAGCTTGATAAACTTTGCAAAAAACTCAAAAATATCAGCATAAAAGCAGATGATAAAGTAAAACTTCAGCTAGCTAAAAAAGCCTACAAGAAAGAATACGGGGTTCGCTTGCTAAAACGCATTATATCAAGCGAGATATCAGAAAAATTAAGTGATGAAATTTTATTTGGTAAGCTCAAAAATGGCGGTTTGGTTGAGCTAAAATTAAACAAAGATGGAACTATCAAATTTATATTCTAG
- the truB gene encoding tRNA pseudouridine(55) synthase TruB, which translates to MNKLFVAYKPRDISSNDYLQRLKKRYKVEKAGYAGTLDPFAQGTLIVAFGSFTKLFRFLNKAPKIYECTMWLGVKSLSLDDKNIQSIEKIKEVSKDEIESVKAKLLGELSFIPPAFSAKRINGKRAYEFARKNEEVKLNSCIMNIYDCEILSYAHPFLSLRLTVSEGAYIRSYCELFAKELNINATLTHLKRIKEGAFVYENEKNLNILDYLCLKKNYIDDINKLENGSKLSLEDLKFKDEAMYFIESDKYFSIIELKDSKISYILNKVSKC; encoded by the coding sequence ATGAATAAATTATTTGTAGCCTATAAACCAAGAGATATTAGCTCAAACGACTACCTGCAAAGGCTTAAGAAAAGATACAAGGTTGAAAAGGCAGGTTATGCTGGCACGCTTGACCCTTTTGCTCAAGGTACTTTGATTGTGGCTTTTGGAAGCTTTACCAAGCTTTTTCGCTTTTTAAACAAGGCTCCTAAAATTTATGAATGCACTATGTGGCTGGGCGTGAAATCCCTTAGCCTAGATGATAAAAATATACAAAGCATAGAAAAGATAAAAGAAGTTAGCAAGGATGAGATTGAAAGTGTGAAAGCAAAGCTTTTAGGAGAGTTAAGCTTCATACCGCCTGCTTTTTCAGCAAAAAGGATAAATGGCAAAAGAGCTTATGAATTTGCTAGAAAAAATGAAGAAGTAAAGCTAAATTCTTGCATAATGAACATTTACGACTGTGAAATTTTATCTTATGCTCATCCTTTTTTGAGTTTAAGATTAACAGTTAGTGAGGGTGCTTATATACGCTCTTATTGTGAGCTTTTTGCAAAGGAATTAAATATCAACGCAACCCTTACTCATCTTAAAAGGATAAAAGAGGGTGCTTTTGTGTATGAAAATGAGAAAAATTTAAATATACTTGATTATCTTTGTTTAAAAAAAAATTATATAGACGATATAAATAAACTTGAAAACGGTTCAAAGCTTAGTTTAGAGGACTTGAAATTTAAGGATGAGGCTATGTATTTTATCGAGAGTGATAAATATTTTAGTATAATTGAGCTTAAGGACTCTAAGATAAGTTATATATTAAATAAGGTTAGCAAATGTTGA
- the aat gene encoding leucyl/phenylalanyl-tRNA--protein transferase codes for MELSNLYSSLLNSTKDSPVFLTKDLEADFMLKAYKFGLFPWSTAPVTWWCPDPRMLLFPKDIYKQKSIKRFFKLYELSLDKNTMALIKLCANTRDISWIDKNFLKAYASLIEMGFLHSLELYEKDELVGGIYGLIIGKVFFAESMVSLRKNVSKIAMIKLCELLEPYDFLIDCQVYNKHLEFMGAKKSSRKDFLELLSQKTEEKSGFESFKNLI; via the coding sequence ATGGAACTATCAAATTTATATTCTAGTCTTTTAAATTCTACAAAGGACAGCCCTGTTTTTTTGACTAAGGATTTAGAGGCTGATTTTATGCTTAAAGCTTATAAATTTGGGCTTTTTCCTTGGAGCACTGCCCCTGTTACTTGGTGGTGTCCTGATCCTAGAATGCTGCTTTTTCCAAAGGATATCTATAAACAAAAAAGCATAAAAAGATTTTTTAAGCTTTATGAACTTTCGCTTGATAAAAATACCATGGCATTGATAAAGCTTTGTGCAAACACAAGAGATATAAGCTGGATAGATAAAAATTTCTTAAAGGCTTATGCTTCTTTGATTGAAATGGGTTTTTTGCATTCTTTAGAACTTTATGAAAAAGATGAGCTTGTGGGTGGAATTTACGGGCTTATCATAGGCAAGGTATTTTTTGCAGAAAGCATGGTAAGTCTTAGGAAAAATGTCTCAAAGATAGCTATGATAAAGCTTTGTGAGCTTTTAGAGCCTTATGATTTTTTAATTGATTGTCAAGTTTATAACAAGCATTTAGAATTTATGGGTGCGAAAAAAAGCTCTAGAAAAGATTTTCTAGAACTCCTTAGTCAAAAGACAGAGGAAAAAAGCGGCTTTGAAAGCTTTAAAAATCTCATCTAA
- a CDS encoding ATP-dependent helicase: MSIFSSLNEAQQQAASHIDGALLILAGAGSGKTKTITTRLAYLIGEVGIHPSNTLTLTFTNKAAYTMRNRAFALLKNNTNYQPLLCTFHRFGLLFLKLHIEKLGFANNFKVIDSDDSKKIVKDLIDSELKISPSLACDAISNFKNSLLTVDDAYNMLDENKKYIELGDVKIENEKLVKIYKLYQDSLKKYAFLDFDDLLLLSYELLKKDENFAKEQSRLYNYITVDEYQDTNTLQLEILKLLCKEHSNLCVVGDDDQSIYSWRGARIENILNFSKDFKDAKIIKLEHNYRSSAKILAAANALISHNTQRHGKTLISTKEEGEDIRLLSFDDDRSEAFEIAQLVKKELALGTRASEIAILYRRNILSSLIDNEFRKQKISYKVLSGIKFHERMEIKDAISYLRFISNTDDDYSFLRIINKPKRGLGKAFIAKLQHHASLNKSSLFEAISYCVQNRLFTDELCKKLENFASSILSLQACELSSIIDGLESVFALSACYDEDYKKENLKLLYNEMKAAIAKNNYTSLNDLLSDFSLQSEQDAMSDDENCVYLMSVHASKGLEFDVVFIVGLENGNFPIHTSNEEERRLAYVAITRAKKRLYLSRVEYRSAKSAMVEAPSIFLDELALKADVNKGDFKKGDLVKHKIFGIGRVLNVTKENAAQECKLDISFGGIQRSILSSFVTRI; encoded by the coding sequence ATGAGCATTTTTTCTTCCTTAAATGAGGCCCAGCAGCAGGCCGCCTCGCACATAGACGGAGCTTTGTTAATCCTTGCTGGGGCGGGTTCTGGCAAGACTAAGACTATAACTACAAGATTAGCGTATTTAATAGGTGAGGTTGGAATTCATCCAAGCAACACCCTAACCCTTACCTTTACAAACAAAGCTGCTTATACCATGAGAAATAGAGCCTTTGCCTTGCTTAAAAACAACACAAATTATCAGCCTTTGCTTTGCACTTTTCATAGATTTGGGCTTTTGTTTTTAAAGCTTCATATAGAAAAATTAGGCTTTGCTAATAATTTTAAGGTAATTGATAGCGATGATAGCAAGAAAATCGTTAAGGATTTGATAGATTCTGAGCTAAAAATAAGTCCAAGTCTAGCCTGTGACGCGATTTCAAATTTTAAAAATAGCTTGCTTACCGTTGATGATGCTTATAATATGCTTGATGAAAATAAAAAATATATAGAACTTGGCGATGTGAAAATTGAAAATGAAAAGCTTGTAAAAATTTATAAACTATATCAAGATAGTTTGAAAAAATACGCTTTTTTAGATTTTGATGATTTGTTGCTTTTAAGTTATGAGCTTTTGAAAAAAGATGAGAATTTCGCAAAAGAGCAAAGCAGGCTTTATAATTACATAACTGTTGATGAGTATCAAGACACAAATACCTTGCAGCTTGAAATTTTAAAACTGCTTTGCAAGGAGCATTCAAATTTATGCGTTGTGGGTGATGATGACCAAAGCATTTATTCTTGGCGTGGGGCAAGGATAGAAAATATCTTAAATTTCAGCAAGGATTTTAAGGACGCAAAGATTATAAAACTAGAGCATAATTACCGCTCAAGTGCTAAAATTTTAGCCGCTGCGAATGCTTTGATTTCGCACAATACCCAAAGGCACGGCAAGACACTAATTAGCACCAAAGAGGAGGGCGAGGATATAAGGCTTTTATCTTTTGATGATGATAGAAGCGAAGCCTTTGAAATCGCACAGCTTGTTAAAAAGGAATTAGCTCTTGGAACCAGGGCTAGTGAGATAGCTATTTTATACCGCAGAAATATACTATCAAGCCTTATAGATAATGAATTTAGAAAGCAAAAAATATCTTATAAGGTTCTAAGTGGTATTAAATTTCACGAAAGAATGGAGATAAAAGACGCTATTTCTTATCTTAGATTTATATCAAACACAGATGATGATTATTCTTTCTTGCGCATAATTAACAAGCCAAAGCGAGGTCTTGGCAAGGCCTTTATTGCTAAATTACAACACCATGCTTCCTTAAACAAAAGTTCTTTATTTGAGGCTATTTCTTACTGCGTGCAAAACCGACTTTTTACGGATGAGCTGTGCAAGAAGCTAGAAAACTTTGCCTCTAGTATTTTGTCCTTGCAAGCTTGCGAACTAAGTTCCATCATAGACGGCTTAGAAAGTGTTTTTGCCTTATCTGCTTGTTATGATGAGGATTATAAAAAAGAGAATTTAAAACTGCTATATAATGAAATGAAAGCGGCCATAGCTAAGAATAATTACACAAGTTTAAATGATTTGCTTAGTGATTTTTCCTTGCAAAGTGAGCAAGATGCTATGAGCGATGATGAAAACTGCGTGTATCTTATGAGCGTGCATGCGAGCAAGGGGCTTGAATTTGATGTTGTCTTTATCGTAGGTCTTGAGAATGGAAATTTCCCCATACATACTAGCAATGAAGAGGAGAGAAGGCTTGCTTATGTGGCCATAACAAGGGCTAAAAAAAGGCTTTATTTAAGCAGGGTTGAATACAGAAGCGCCAAAAGTGCTATGGTGGAAGCCCCTAGTATATTTTTGGATGAATTGGCTTTAAAGGCTGATGTTAATAAAGGGGATTTTAAAAAGGGCGATTTGGTGAAACATAAAATTTTTGGCATAGGTAGAGTTTTAAATGTAACAAAAGAAAATGCCGCTCAAGAATGCAAACTAGACATAAGCTTTGGCGGCATTCAAAGAAGCATTTTATCCTCCTTTGTAACGAGAATATGA
- the smpB gene encoding SsrA-binding protein SmpB, translated as MKIIARNKKAFHDYSIFDKFEAGIVLKGSEVVALRQGRANLKDSFIRIIRGELFLLNAHISYLSTTNMYYKHEERGARKLLMHRKEIDKLFGKVSQQGFTLVALDLYFNKKNKAKITVALAKGKTLHDKREVLKKKQADLEAKAAMKSYK; from the coding sequence ATGAAAATAATAGCTAGAAATAAAAAAGCCTTTCATGATTACAGTATCTTTGATAAATTTGAAGCCGGTATAGTTCTTAAGGGCAGCGAGGTTGTGGCTTTAAGGCAGGGTAGGGCGAATTTAAAGGATTCTTTTATAAGGATTATAAGAGGAGAACTTTTCTTGCTAAATGCTCACATATCTTATCTTAGCACTACAAATATGTACTATAAGCACGAGGAAAGAGGCGCTAGAAAGCTTTTAATGCACAGAAAAGAGATTGATAAACTCTTTGGCAAGGTAAGCCAACAAGGCTTTACTTTAGTGGCTCTTGATTTATATTTTAATAAAAAAAATAAGGCTAAAATAACAGTTGCTCTGGCTAAAGGCAAAACCTTGCACGATAAAAGGGAGGTTTTAAAGAAAAAGCAAGCTGATTTAGAAGCTAAAGCGGCTATGAAAAGCTATAAGTAA
- a CDS encoding helix-turn-helix transcriptional regulator produces the protein MRAEKKEHFIKLCKFLGQVLGKRYEVVFHVIEESGAYIAAIENNQVSGRTTNSPLTAFASELVQNKSYLDKDFLCGYKAMVNKDKMVRGSTFFIKDKDKLEGILCINYDTSEMRDVVAKIIDIEKLDDMSSILNLKQEDDNNVEVLNHSIEEILTQYVDVKYLESDFLLTTEQKQSIISKLYKKGVFNVKGAISVVAKFLKLSEPSVYRYLGNVKKDMK, from the coding sequence ATGAGAGCGGAAAAAAAAGAACATTTTATTAAACTTTGCAAATTTTTAGGACAGGTTTTAGGAAAAAGATATGAGGTAGTTTTTCACGTGATAGAAGAAAGCGGTGCTTATATAGCTGCTATTGAGAATAATCAAGTAAGCGGCAGAACCACAAATTCGCCTCTTACAGCCTTTGCTAGCGAGCTAGTGCAAAATAAAAGTTATTTGGATAAGGATTTTTTGTGCGGTTACAAGGCTATGGTAAATAAAGATAAGATGGTAAGAGGCTCTACCTTTTTTATAAAGGATAAGGATAAGCTTGAGGGCATACTTTGCATAAACTATGATACCAGCGAGATGAGAGATGTGGTAGCTAAGATAATAGATATAGAAAAGCTAGATGATATGTCATCAATTTTAAATTTAAAACAAGAAGATGATAATAATGTAGAGGTTTTAAACCACTCTATAGAAGAAATTTTAACCCAATATGTAGATGTAAAATACCTAGAATCTGACTTTTTACTAACAACAGAGCAAAAGCAAAGCATTATAAGTAAGCTCTATAAAAAAGGCGTTTTTAATGTAAAAGGAGCAATTAGCGTGGTGGCTAAGTTTTTAAAACTATCGGAGCCTAGTGTTTATAGGTATTTAGGCAATGTAAAAAAAGATATGAAATAA